One part of the Lachnospiraceae bacterium JLR.KK002 genome encodes these proteins:
- a CDS encoding molecular chaperone has translation MIENRAEQKEALETLLEFNVRLVKNMNIIVKELSGERLEDTEAFLNDIVQAMNWEIQVFNGTMELLNEDKVRIEKEMFNEKIKALGDAIAAKDDAQMAEKFTEVIPVFEALGEAAKEVTAK, from the coding sequence ATGATTGAGAACAGAGCAGAACAGAAAGAAGCACTGGAGACATTACTGGAGTTTAATGTACGTCTGGTAAAAAACATGAACATTATTGTAAAGGAACTGTCCGGAGAACGTCTGGAAGATACCGAAGCATTTCTGAACGATATCGTACAGGCCATGAACTGGGAAATTCAGGTATTCAACGGTACCATGGAGTTGCTGAACGAGGACAAAGTCCGCATTGAAAAAGAAATGTTCAACGAAAAAATAAAAGCCCTGGGCGACGCCATTGCAGCCAAAGACGACGCACAGATGGCAGAGAAATTTACGGAAGTGATTCCTGTATTTGAAGCCCTTGGAGAAGCTGCAAAAGAAGTAACTGCAAAATGA
- the neuB gene encoding N-acetylneuraminate synthase, translated as MSIIIIAEAGVNHNGSLETAKQMVLAAREAGADYIKFQTFSPEKLVSVFAEKAEYQKQTTGTEESQLEMLKKLALTQKDFLELNEYCRQQGIGFLSTPFDLDSIHFLDKLNMDFWKLPSGEITNLPYLLEIAGTGKPVVMSTGMCDLEEIRQAVDCLKKAGTPELTLLHCNTEYPTPMEDVNLKAMAAMEREFHLPVGYSDHTKGIEIPIAAAALGACVIEKHFTLDRTMEGPDHRASLEPEELKAMVTAVRNVEQALGSGKKEPSQSEEKNRAVARKSIVARCRIKKGETLSEDNLTAKRPGTGISPMRWPELMGRKADRDYAEDELIGTEILRQ; from the coding sequence ATGAGCATTATCATAATTGCAGAAGCAGGCGTCAATCACAACGGCAGTCTGGAAACAGCAAAACAGATGGTTCTGGCGGCCAGAGAGGCAGGCGCAGATTATATTAAATTCCAGACCTTTTCTCCGGAAAAACTGGTGTCCGTTTTTGCTGAGAAAGCGGAATATCAGAAACAGACCACCGGAACAGAGGAAAGCCAGCTGGAAATGCTGAAAAAGCTGGCCCTGACACAGAAGGATTTTCTGGAACTGAACGAATACTGCCGGCAGCAGGGAATAGGATTTCTGTCCACTCCCTTTGATTTGGACAGTATTCATTTTCTGGATAAACTGAATATGGATTTCTGGAAACTGCCTTCCGGAGAAATCACCAACCTGCCTTATCTGCTGGAAATTGCCGGTACAGGAAAACCGGTGGTTATGTCTACCGGCATGTGTGATCTGGAAGAAATACGGCAGGCTGTGGACTGCCTGAAAAAGGCAGGCACACCGGAACTTACCCTGCTCCACTGTAATACGGAATATCCCACGCCCATGGAAGATGTGAATCTGAAAGCCATGGCAGCCATGGAACGGGAATTTCATCTGCCTGTGGGCTATTCAGATCATACGAAGGGCATTGAGATTCCCATTGCAGCGGCGGCGTTGGGGGCCTGTGTCATTGAGAAACATTTTACTCTGGATCGGACCATGGAAGGGCCGGATCACCGGGCCAGCCTGGAGCCGGAGGAACTGAAGGCCATGGTAACAGCAGTCCGCAATGTGGAACAGGCCCTGGGCAGCGGGAAAAAAGAACCTTCGCAATCCGAGGAGAAGAACCGGGCAGTAGCCCGGAAAAGCATTGTGGCCAGATGCCGGATAAAAAAAGGCGAAACACTCAGCGAGGACAATCTGACTGCCAAAAGGCCCGGAACGGGAATTTCTCCCATGCGCTGGCCTGAACTGATGGGACGGAAGGCAGACCGGGATTACGCGGAAGATGAGCTGATTGGGACAGAAATATTGAGACAGTAA
- the rfbH gene encoding lipopolysaccharide biosynthesis protein RfbH: MFEQKTEQEAREEILSMVEAYYKTFHQNTEEYREGDRISYASRVYDQEEMRNLTDSALEFWLTSGRYTEQFEQELAEYIGVKYCSLVNSGSSANLLAFMTLTSPLLKERRICRGDEIITVAAGFPTTVTPCIQYGAVPVFLDLTIPQYNIDVSLLEQALTEKTKAVMIAHTLGNPFDLKAVREFCDRHSLWLVEDNCDALGSEYHMDGVWKKTGSIGDMGTSSFYPPHHMTMGEGGAVYTDNPLLHKIMRSMRDWGRDCMCPSGQDNLCGHRFERQYGELPLGYDHKYVYSHFGYNLKATDLQAAVGCAQLRKLPGFVEKRRANFNRLKEQLQELEEYLILPEACPDSSPSWFGFLITCREGVDKNQVVSYLEHHGVQTRMLFSGNLVRQPCFDEMRQEGRGYRVAGSLEQTDLIMERSFWIGVYPGMTEKMIDYMAKMIREAIS, encoded by the coding sequence ATGTTTGAACAGAAGACAGAACAGGAGGCAAGGGAGGAAATCCTTTCCATGGTGGAAGCATATTATAAGACTTTCCATCAGAACACAGAAGAATATCGGGAGGGAGACCGGATTTCCTATGCTTCCAGAGTGTATGACCAGGAGGAAATGCGGAATTTAACAGACAGCGCTCTGGAATTCTGGCTCACTTCCGGGCGCTATACGGAACAGTTTGAGCAGGAACTGGCGGAATATATCGGTGTAAAGTACTGCTCCCTGGTGAATTCCGGTTCCTCGGCAAATCTGCTGGCATTTATGACACTGACTTCTCCCCTTTTAAAAGAGAGGCGTATTTGCCGGGGAGATGAAATCATTACCGTGGCGGCAGGTTTTCCCACTACAGTAACACCATGTATTCAATACGGAGCGGTGCCGGTTTTTCTGGACCTTACCATTCCCCAGTATAATATCGACGTGAGCCTTCTGGAGCAGGCCCTTACAGAGAAAACAAAAGCCGTGATGATTGCCCATACCCTGGGAAATCCCTTTGATTTGAAAGCAGTGAGAGAATTCTGTGACAGACACAGCCTCTGGCTGGTGGAAGACAACTGCGACGCTCTGGGCAGTGAATACCATATGGACGGTGTATGGAAGAAAACGGGAAGTATCGGGGACATGGGAACCAGCAGTTTCTATCCGCCCCATCATATGACTATGGGAGAGGGCGGTGCTGTCTATACAGACAATCCCCTTCTGCACAAAATTATGCGCTCCATGCGGGACTGGGGACGGGACTGCATGTGCCCTTCCGGACAGGATAATCTCTGCGGCCACCGTTTTGAGAGGCAGTACGGAGAACTGCCCCTGGGATATGACCACAAATATGTCTATTCCCATTTCGGTTATAACTTAAAGGCTACAGATTTACAGGCTGCTGTGGGCTGCGCCCAGCTCAGAAAACTGCCGGGATTTGTGGAAAAGCGCAGAGCCAACTTCAACCGGCTGAAAGAGCAGCTGCAGGAACTGGAAGAATATCTGATTCTGCCGGAAGCCTGTCCGGATTCTTCACCATCCTGGTTCGGCTTTCTGATTACCTGCCGGGAGGGCGTGGACAAAAATCAGGTTGTCAGCTATCTGGAACATCACGGTGTTCAGACCAGAATGCTGTTTTCCGGAAATCTGGTGCGCCAGCCCTGCTTTGATGAGATGAGACAGGAAGGCCGGGGATACCGGGTGGCAGGCTCGCTGGAGCAGACAGACCTTATTATGGAGCGCAGTTTCTGGATTGGGGTTTATCCGGGAATGACAGAGAAGATGATTGATTATATGGCAAAAATGATAAGAGAAGCCATTTCATAA